A window of the bacterium genome harbors these coding sequences:
- a CDS encoding ion transporter, with product MVRERQTVRRRLFEILELGAPEDTTSQVFDAFMCVLIVSNVIAATVETI from the coding sequence ATGGTGAGAGAGCGGCAGACCGTCAGACGACGCCTCTTCGAGATCCTCGAGCTCGGTGCGCCTGAAGACACGACGAGCCAGGTCTTCGACGCCTTCATGTGCGTGCTCATCGTGTCCAACGTGATCGCGGCGACGGTGGAGACGATCG
- a CDS encoding type II toxin-antitoxin system HipA family toxin produces MTSVAEVRLWGRSIGAVSLEDGEVDAAFQYAPEFAGSRVEVSPISMPLSNQIYSFPSLAHETFHGLPGLLADSLPDRFGNLLIDAWLATQGRPPGSLNPVERLCYTGSRGMGALEFVPSTGPDRMASDEIRIDQLVGLASDILSQRGQLRGSLAVDERHGTLADILHVGTSAGGARAKAVIAWNQATGEVRSGQLDASSGFEQWLIKFDGVSGNKDKELEDPEGYGAIEYAYSLMAAEAGIRMHPCRLMEEGGRRHFMTKRFDRDDDGKKRHMQSLGALAHLDFNAAGAHSYEQAFAAIRKLGMGTAAVEEQFHRMLFNVVGRNQDDHVKNIAFLMEKSGEWHLSPAFDVTYSYNRTGKWTAQHQMSINGKRDGFVREDFRACAKAAQLMRGRSDAMLDEVVSAVGQWEAFAAEAGVGQGETDKIRNAHRLDFE; encoded by the coding sequence ATGACCTCGGTCGCAGAAGTCCGCCTATGGGGCCGCAGCATCGGTGCCGTCTCCTTGGAGGATGGGGAGGTCGACGCTGCGTTTCAGTACGCCCCGGAATTCGCAGGCAGCAGGGTCGAAGTGTCACCGATCAGCATGCCCCTCTCGAACCAGATCTACTCGTTTCCATCCCTGGCGCACGAAACCTTCCACGGCTTGCCTGGGCTCCTGGCCGATTCCCTGCCGGATCGCTTCGGCAACCTGCTGATCGACGCATGGCTCGCAACGCAAGGCAGGCCGCCGGGGAGCCTCAATCCGGTAGAGCGACTCTGCTACACGGGATCCCGGGGAATGGGCGCCCTCGAGTTCGTGCCTTCCACAGGCCCGGATCGCATGGCAAGCGACGAGATCCGCATCGATCAGCTCGTCGGGCTGGCTTCCGACATCCTCTCGCAGCGCGGCCAACTCCGCGGCTCCCTCGCGGTGGACGAGAGGCACGGCACCCTGGCCGACATCCTCCACGTCGGAACCTCGGCTGGCGGGGCCAGAGCGAAAGCCGTGATCGCATGGAACCAGGCTACGGGGGAGGTTCGATCGGGTCAGCTCGATGCGAGCAGCGGCTTCGAACAGTGGCTGATCAAATTCGACGGTGTGAGCGGAAACAAGGACAAGGAGCTGGAGGATCCAGAGGGATACGGTGCGATCGAGTACGCCTACTCCCTGATGGCAGCGGAAGCAGGCATCCGCATGCATCCATGCCGATTGATGGAAGAGGGCGGCCGTCGGCACTTCATGACGAAGCGCTTCGACCGGGACGACGACGGAAAGAAACGCCACATGCAATCGCTCGGTGCGTTGGCCCACCTGGATTTCAACGCAGCCGGCGCCCATTCCTACGAGCAGGCCTTCGCCGCGATCCGCAAGCTCGGCATGGGAACGGCCGCGGTCGAGGAGCAGTTCCATCGGATGCTGTTCAATGTGGTCGGCCGAAACCAGGACGATCACGTGAAGAACATCGCCTTCTTGATGGAGAAATCCGGCGAGTGGCATCTGTCTCCCGCCTTCGATGTCACCTACAGCTACAACCGCACCGGGAAGTGGACCGCGCAACATCAGATGTCGATCAACGGAAAGCGCGACGGGTTCGTGCGGGAGGATTTCCGCGCCTGTGCGAAGGCAGCGCAGCTGATGCGCGGGCGGTCGGACGCGATGCTCGACGAGGTCGTCAGCGCCGTGGGCCAATGGGAGGCGTTCGCTGCGGAGGCGGGCGTCGGGCAGGGTGAGACGGACAAGATCCGGAACGCCCATAGGCTCGATTTCGAGTAA
- a CDS encoding helix-turn-helix transcriptional regulator, protein MKIQQSLTDAAVLEEIGKRLARQRVSAGLTQSQAATEAGLSMQTISRIENGAGAQLSSFIRLLRTLDLLDALDVLVPKPRASPIELLRLQGKQRKRASSPRSEVREKVDWSWGEDA, encoded by the coding sequence ATGAAGATCCAACAATCCCTGACCGACGCCGCCGTTCTCGAAGAGATCGGCAAGCGCCTCGCCCGGCAGCGGGTCTCCGCCGGGCTGACACAATCCCAGGCGGCCACCGAGGCCGGGCTCTCCATGCAGACGATCTCTCGCATCGAGAACGGAGCCGGAGCCCAGCTATCCAGCTTCATCCGGCTCTTGCGCACGCTCGATCTGCTCGACGCATTGGATGTTCTCGTACCCAAGCCGCGCGCAAGCCCGATCGAACTGCTTCGCCTCCAAGGCAAGCAGCGCAAGCGTGCCTCCTCACCCAGATCCGAAGTCCGCGAGAAAGTTGACTGGTCCTGGGGAGAGGACGCATGA
- a CDS encoding PilZ domain-containing protein: MAGNPRDLDFGEPEREGWPEVLERRTARRQPCGLPVQVHWRGKQMPGALGDLSRSGMSLSTEAALPPGEQIRVVLEGNSTMVWRCSVVHRRPASRSLTGLGHGSVGLELRELSPTLELLLRN, encoded by the coding sequence ATGGCTGGGAACCCCCGTGATCTGGATTTCGGCGAGCCCGAGCGAGAGGGATGGCCGGAGGTGCTCGAGCGACGAACCGCCCGACGCCAGCCGTGTGGCCTTCCGGTCCAGGTTCATTGGCGAGGCAAGCAGATGCCCGGGGCGCTTGGGGATCTCTCCCGTTCAGGGATGAGTCTGTCCACGGAGGCGGCCTTGCCGCCGGGTGAACAGATCCGGGTCGTGCTCGAAGGCAACTCCACCATGGTCTGGCGTTGCTCTGTCGTCCATCGTCGGCCGGCATCACGAAGCCTGACAGGCCTCGGACACGGAAGCGTCGGCCTGGAGCTCCGCGAACTCTCACCGACCCTGGAGCTTCTGCTGCGAAACTAG
- a CDS encoding antibiotic biosynthesis monooxygenase, translating to MVTIGMNYFVLPGKEKIFEGACANVLGALRNASGHDESKIFRNVEAGEPEYLIVSRWSDEKDFQEFCSSDAFRKVTNWGKENILSGRPSHTTYGNS from the coding sequence TTGGTCACGATTGGCATGAACTACTTCGTCCTGCCCGGCAAGGAAAAGATCTTCGAGGGCGCCTGCGCGAACGTGTTAGGCGCGTTGCGGAATGCTTCTGGCCACGACGAATCAAAGATCTTCCGCAACGTCGAGGCCGGCGAGCCCGAATACCTGATCGTCTCACGATGGAGCGACGAGAAGGACTTCCAGGAGTTCTGCAGCTCGGATGCCTTCCGAAAGGTGACGAACTGGGGGAAAGAGAACATTCTCTCCGGTCGCCCCAGCCACACCACCTACGGCAACAGCTGA